The following proteins are encoded in a genomic region of Enterocloster clostridioformis:
- a CDS encoding tyrosine-type recombinase/integrase has protein sequence MDKYLNSFREMISLRGLTDHTLKNYCTYIRAYLDYLANVLHKSPEDVSWDELRDYIKWLQKSRDLSDRTINCAISQLRFFTMYVLHKTWDDTQLPMRKFDEYLPYVPSKQETWQFISSIPDLKQKTMVTLMYSSGLRIGEVCRLRYEDVDRKNMRLHITHSKNRNDRYAILSKAALDLLTRYWFEYGRPKGFLFPKQSGEDRPIDTFFLSRHIHAHEDRLGWERRLTCHSFRHAFGTHLYENGTDLLTIKALMGHKSLSSTTIYVHLSGNAIRNAVSPFDRLAGEYHE, from the coding sequence ATGGACAAATATTTAAATTCTTTCAGGGAAATGATTTCCCTTCGCGGTCTTACCGACCATACCCTTAAAAATTACTGTACTTACATCCGGGCGTATCTGGATTACCTCGCAAATGTTCTTCACAAATCGCCAGAAGATGTTTCCTGGGATGAACTTCGTGACTACATCAAATGGCTACAGAAATCCAGAGACCTTTCTGACCGCACCATCAACTGTGCCATTTCACAACTGCGCTTTTTCACCATGTATGTTCTTCACAAAACATGGGATGACACACAGCTTCCCATGCGTAAGTTTGACGAGTACCTTCCCTATGTTCCCTCGAAACAGGAAACATGGCAGTTTATTTCTTCCATACCTGATTTAAAGCAGAAGACTATGGTTACACTCATGTATTCCTCAGGGCTTCGTATCGGTGAAGTATGCCGTCTGCGTTACGAGGATGTTGACCGCAAAAACATGCGGCTTCACATCACACACTCCAAAAACAGGAATGACCGCTATGCCATTCTTTCTAAAGCGGCACTTGACCTGCTGACACGCTACTGGTTTGAATACGGCAGACCAAAAGGCTTTCTTTTTCCAAAGCAAAGTGGCGAGGACAGACCCATCGACACATTCTTCCTTTCAAGACACATCCATGCCCATGAGGACAGGCTCGGATGGGAACGCAGGCTTACCTGTCATTCCTTTCGTCATGCTTTTGGTACCCATCTGTATGAAAACGGAACCGACCTGCTTACCATAAAAGCGCTTATGGGACATAAATCTTTGTCTTCCACCACTATTTATGTCCATCTTTCCGGTAATGCCATCCGCAATGCCGTCAGCCCTTTTGACCGATTGGCAGGTGAATACC
- a CDS encoding NusG domain II-containing protein, producing MNMLQKRDMILAAAILLMAAAAFGISHYIRRAPAAIAQVSVDGTVVETLDLSKDTEITITSPNGGTNHLIVKDGEIWCSEASCPDKVCVHQGKKHLNSDTIVCLPNQMIVTITGGE from the coding sequence ATGAACATGTTACAGAAGCGAGACATGATTCTGGCTGCGGCAATACTGTTGATGGCGGCTGCTGCCTTTGGCATCAGCCACTATATCCGCCGCGCACCGGCAGCCATTGCCCAGGTGTCTGTGGACGGAACCGTAGTGGAAACACTGGATCTCAGCAAAGATACGGAGATAACGATTACCTCCCCTAACGGCGGCACCAACCACCTGATTGTAAAGGACGGTGAAATTTGGTGCAGTGAGGCCAGCTGCCCTGATAAGGTCTGTGTCCACCAGGGGAAAAAGCATTTAAACAGCGACACCATTGTGTGCCTTCCCAATCAGATGATTGTAACCATAACAGGCGGGGAATGA
- the dhaM gene encoding dihydroxyacetone kinase phosphoryl donor subunit DhaM, translated as MVGFVIVSHSENLAKSVVELTSIMAPSARIAPAGGMDDGGFGTSFEKIQAAIESVYSDDGVLVLVDLGSAVMTTEMVIEMFGEKKVEMVDCPLVEGAVVATIDAVGGMSFEDIKTALAGVGKAKKF; from the coding sequence ATGGTAGGATTTGTGATTGTGTCCCACAGTGAAAATCTGGCAAAAAGTGTGGTGGAGCTGACCTCCATCATGGCGCCAAGCGCAAGAATAGCGCCGGCCGGAGGCATGGACGACGGAGGCTTTGGAACCAGCTTTGAGAAGATACAGGCGGCCATTGAGTCCGTATATTCCGATGACGGGGTTCTTGTCCTGGTGGATTTGGGAAGCGCTGTCATGACCACGGAGATGGTCATTGAGATGTTCGGGGAAAAGAAGGTTGAGATGGTGGATTGTCCTCTGGTGGAGGGCGCCGTGGTTGCCACCATTGATGCCGTGGGCGGAATGAGCTTTGAGGATATCAAGACAGCTCTGGCCGGAGTGGGCAAGGCTAAGAAGTTTTAG
- the dhaL gene encoding dihydroxyacetone kinase subunit DhaL, whose translation MADSKKVLEIIKAIGLKMEAEKEYLTELDQPIGDSDHGINMARGFAAVEGKLPDLEGKDIGTILKTVGMTLVSTVGGASGPLYGSAYMKAGMALAGKEEMDMDDFLSMMDTVVQAVEQRGKATVEEATMLDAMVPSLKAMKDAAAEGKSAGEVLEAGVRAAWAGAEHTKDLVATKGRASYVGERGLGHQDPGATSYSYMLEVIAGLV comes from the coding sequence ATGGCAGACAGTAAAAAGGTATTGGAAATCATCAAGGCAATCGGTCTGAAAATGGAGGCCGAGAAGGAGTATCTCACAGAGCTGGACCAGCCGATTGGAGACAGTGACCATGGCATAAATATGGCGCGGGGATTTGCAGCGGTGGAGGGAAAGCTTCCTGACCTGGAGGGAAAGGATATAGGGACCATTCTGAAAACAGTGGGCATGACATTGGTATCCACTGTGGGAGGCGCTTCCGGCCCCCTGTACGGTTCAGCCTATATGAAGGCGGGCATGGCCCTGGCAGGAAAGGAAGAGATGGATATGGATGATTTCCTGTCCATGATGGATACGGTTGTACAGGCAGTGGAGCAGAGAGGTAAGGCCACTGTGGAGGAAGCCACCATGCTGGATGCCATGGTACCTTCCCTGAAGGCCATGAAGGATGCGGCGGCAGAGGGAAAGAGCGCCGGGGAGGTGCTGGAGGCAGGAGTCAGGGCAGCCTGGGCCGGCGCAGAGCACACCAAGGATCTGGTAGCGACCAAGGGCCGGGCCAGCTATGTGGGAGAAAGAGGACTGGGACATCAGGATCCGGGAGCCACCTCTTATTCCTATATGCTGGAAGTCATTGCGGGGTTGGTATAG
- the dhaK gene encoding dihydroxyacetone kinase subunit DhaK, whose protein sequence is MKKFINDVALVEEQMIQGMVKAYPGYLRKLDCGNVVVRANKKEGKVALISGGGSGHEPAHGGYVGCGMLDAAVAGAVFTSPTPDQIYEGIKAIATDAGVLMVVKNYTGDVMNFEMAAEMAGMEGITVKYVVTNDDVAVKDSLYTVGRRGVAGTVFVHKIAGAMAETGASLDEVHAVAQKVIDNVRTMGAAIAPCTVPAAGKPGFELSDDEMEVGIGIHGEPGTHRESMKTADQVADMLLAQILGDIDYEGSEVAVMINGAGATPLMELFIINNRVSDVLAEKGIRVYKTFVGEYMTSIEMQGFSISLLRLDDQLRELLDAPADTPAWK, encoded by the coding sequence ATGAAGAAATTTATCAACGATGTGGCGCTGGTAGAGGAGCAGATGATACAGGGTATGGTTAAGGCGTATCCGGGTTATCTGAGAAAGCTGGACTGCGGCAATGTGGTGGTCAGAGCCAATAAGAAGGAAGGTAAGGTGGCCCTGATCAGCGGAGGAGGAAGCGGGCATGAACCGGCTCACGGCGGATATGTGGGATGCGGTATGCTGGACGCGGCTGTGGCCGGCGCAGTGTTCACATCGCCTACCCCGGACCAGATTTATGAGGGAATCAAGGCCATTGCCACGGATGCAGGCGTGCTCATGGTAGTCAAGAACTATACCGGCGATGTGATGAATTTTGAGATGGCCGCTGAGATGGCCGGGATGGAAGGCATCACCGTGAAGTATGTGGTGACCAATGACGACGTGGCGGTGAAGGATAGTCTGTACACCGTGGGACGCAGAGGTGTGGCCGGAACCGTGTTTGTACATAAGATCGCAGGCGCCATGGCAGAGACAGGCGCTTCCCTGGACGAGGTCCATGCGGTTGCGCAAAAGGTAATCGACAACGTGCGGACCATGGGTGCGGCCATTGCGCCATGTACGGTTCCCGCAGCAGGCAAGCCGGGATTTGAGCTGTCAGATGATGAGATGGAAGTGGGAATCGGAATCCATGGAGAGCCGGGAACCCACAGGGAGTCCATGAAGACTGCGGATCAGGTGGCGGATATGCTTCTGGCGCAGATTTTGGGAGACATTGACTATGAGGGCAGCGAGGTGGCCGTGATGATCAACGGAGCAGGCGCAACGCCTCTCATGGAGCTCTTTATCATCAATAACAGGGTTTCAGATGTTCTGGCTGAAAAGGGAATCAGGGTTTATAAGACCTTTGTGGGAGAGTACATGACTTCCATTGAGATGCAGGGATTCTCCATCTCGCTTCTGAGGCTGGATGACCAGCTGAGGGAGCTTTTGGATGCTCCGGCGGATACGCCGGCCTGGAAGTAA
- a CDS encoding DUF1667 domain-containing protein, with translation MEKRELICIGCPMGCPLTVELENGEIKAITGYTCKKGETYARKEVTNPTRIVTSTVRVAGGRADMVSVKTREDIPKDKIFQCVKALKGVTVKAPIHIGDVIVADVAGTGVDIVATKEVL, from the coding sequence ATGGAAAAGAGAGAACTTATCTGTATCGGTTGTCCTATGGGGTGTCCTCTGACCGTTGAACTGGAAAACGGGGAAATCAAGGCCATCACAGGATACACATGCAAAAAGGGCGAGACATATGCGCGCAAGGAAGTGACCAACCCGACCCGAATCGTCACCTCCACTGTGAGGGTGGCAGGCGGACGGGCTGATATGGTATCTGTCAAGACCAGGGAAGATATACCCAAGGATAAGATATTCCAGTGTGTAAAGGCCTTAAAGGGCGTAACCGTCAAGGCTCCCATCCACATTGGAGATGTGATCGTGGCAGACGTGGCCGGCACGGGAGTTGATATAGTGGCCACCAAGGAAGTACTATAG
- a CDS encoding NAD(P)/FAD-dependent oxidoreductase, which produces MREYDIVIIGGGPAGLAAAVAARDNGIESILILERDKELGGILNQCIHNGFGLHTFKEELTGPEYAARFEEQVYERNIEYKLNTMVMDISHDKVVTAMNREEGLFEIQARAVILAMGCRERSRGALNIPGYRPAGIYCAGTAQRLVNMEGFMPGREVVILGSGDIGLIMARRMTLEGARVKVVAELMPYSGGLKRNIVQCLDDYGIPLKLSHTVVDIRGKERLEGITLAAVDGKGKPIPGTEEDYTCDTLLLSVGLIPENELSNGMGVEMNRVTSGPVVNESLETNIEGVFACGNVLHVHDLVDFVSEEAAAAGKNAARYVKDGRRSGTGQEIELSAVDGVRYTVPCTIHPDRMEDTQIVRFRVGNVYKNCYIGVYFDGEQVMHRKRPVMAPGEMEEIKLQKEKLMLHPGLKKITIKVEEA; this is translated from the coding sequence ATGAGGGAATATGATATTGTCATAATCGGCGGCGGTCCTGCGGGTCTTGCTGCAGCTGTAGCGGCCAGGGATAACGGGATAGAGAGCATCCTGATCCTGGAACGCGATAAGGAACTTGGAGGCATATTAAACCAGTGCATCCACAATGGATTCGGCCTCCATACATTCAAGGAGGAGCTGACAGGCCCGGAGTACGCTGCCAGGTTTGAGGAACAGGTGTATGAGAGGAATATTGAATATAAGTTAAACACCATGGTCATGGATATCAGCCATGACAAGGTGGTCACGGCCATGAACAGGGAAGAGGGACTGTTTGAGATACAGGCCAGGGCTGTCATACTGGCCATGGGATGCAGGGAGCGTTCCAGAGGGGCGCTTAACATACCTGGCTACCGGCCGGCGGGCATCTACTGCGCGGGTACGGCCCAGCGTCTGGTGAACATGGAGGGCTTCATGCCCGGACGGGAAGTGGTTATCCTGGGCTCCGGAGACATCGGCCTTATCATGGCCAGGCGTATGACATTAGAGGGAGCCAGGGTGAAGGTGGTGGCGGAGCTGATGCCTTATTCCGGAGGACTGAAACGTAATATCGTTCAGTGTCTGGATGATTACGGCATACCGCTGAAGCTGAGCCATACCGTGGTTGATATACGGGGAAAGGAGCGGCTGGAGGGAATCACCCTGGCTGCTGTGGATGGCAAGGGTAAGCCTATACCGGGAACAGAGGAGGATTATACCTGTGACACCCTGCTTCTCTCAGTGGGACTGATTCCTGAAAATGAGCTGTCTAACGGGATGGGCGTGGAAATGAACCGCGTCACATCAGGGCCTGTGGTGAACGAAAGCCTGGAAACCAATATCGAAGGCGTATTTGCCTGCGGCAACGTGCTCCACGTTCATGATTTAGTGGATTTCGTATCAGAGGAGGCAGCGGCGGCAGGTAAGAACGCAGCCAGATATGTGAAGGACGGCAGGCGCTCCGGGACAGGACAGGAGATTGAGTTAAGCGCCGTGGACGGGGTACGCTATACGGTGCCCTGCACCATCCATCCGGACCGCATGGAGGATACCCAAATCGTACGTTTCCGTGTTGGAAATGTTTATAAAAACTGCTATATCGGCGTATACTTTGATGGTGAGCAGGTAATGCACAGGAAACGTCCTGTTATGGCGCCGGGAGAGATGGAGGAGATAAAGCTCCAGAAGGAAAAATTGATGTTGCATCCCGGTCTTAAGAAGATTACAATAAAGGTAGAGGAGGCATAG
- a CDS encoding NAD(P)/FAD-dependent oxidoreductase, translated as MYDVIIIGAGVSGAASARELSRYKVNACVLEREEDVCCGTSKANSAIVHAGYDAAEGSLMARLNVEGNQIMPELARELDFPFNPCGSFVVCLDEESLPDLRTLYERGVKNGVKDLEIITDKARIKEMEPNLADEVAGVLYAPTAGIVCPFNLNIALAENAYTNGVDFKFNTEVTDIRRIEGGWALETNQGVYETRYVVNAAGVHADKFHNMVSGTKIHITPRRGDYCLLDKSAGNHVSRTIFALPGKYGKGVLVSPTVHGNLIVGPTAIDIEDKEATATTREGLDELIAKAGMNVKDLPMRQVITSFAGLRAHEDHHEFIIKELEDAPGFVDCAGIESPGLTSCPAIGRMVAGILKEKLGLEPNPQFNGSRKGILDPDTLTKEEQAELIKQNPAYGNIICRCEMVTEGEILDAIHRPLGARSLDGIKRRTRAGMGRCQAGFCTPRSMELLHRELGLPMTEITKAGGDSKLVAGTNKDRI; from the coding sequence ATGTATGACGTAATAATAATCGGGGCCGGCGTGTCCGGCGCTGCATCTGCCAGGGAGCTGTCACGGTATAAGGTGAATGCCTGTGTCCTGGAGCGGGAGGAGGATGTGTGCTGCGGCACTTCCAAGGCCAACAGTGCCATTGTCCATGCCGGATACGACGCGGCGGAAGGCTCGCTTATGGCCAGGCTGAATGTGGAAGGAAACCAGATTATGCCTGAACTGGCAAGGGAGCTGGATTTTCCCTTTAATCCCTGCGGATCCTTTGTGGTATGTCTGGATGAGGAGTCTCTGCCGGACCTGAGAACTCTGTATGAGCGGGGGGTTAAGAACGGTGTAAAGGATTTGGAAATCATCACGGATAAGGCGAGAATAAAGGAAATGGAGCCCAATCTGGCAGATGAGGTGGCGGGCGTTCTCTATGCACCTACGGCAGGCATCGTATGTCCCTTTAATCTGAACATTGCGCTGGCGGAAAATGCCTATACCAACGGCGTGGACTTTAAATTTAACACTGAGGTGACGGATATCCGCAGGATAGAGGGCGGATGGGCTCTGGAAACAAATCAGGGCGTGTATGAGACCCGCTATGTGGTCAACGCGGCAGGAGTCCATGCCGATAAGTTCCACAACATGGTCAGCGGGACAAAGATACACATAACCCCCAGAAGGGGAGATTACTGCCTGTTGGATAAGAGCGCCGGAAATCATGTGAGCCGCACCATATTTGCTCTTCCGGGTAAGTATGGAAAAGGTGTTCTGGTATCCCCTACGGTCCATGGCAACCTGATTGTGGGGCCAACTGCCATTGATATTGAGGATAAGGAGGCCACGGCCACCACCAGGGAGGGACTGGACGAATTGATTGCAAAAGCAGGGATGAACGTAAAGGACCTGCCCATGCGCCAGGTCATCACATCCTTTGCGGGACTCAGGGCCCATGAGGATCACCATGAGTTTATCATAAAGGAGCTGGAGGACGCGCCCGGATTCGTAGACTGTGCGGGAATCGAGTCGCCTGGCCTTACCAGCTGTCCTGCCATTGGAAGGATGGTGGCCGGAATCCTTAAGGAAAAGCTGGGGCTGGAGCCAAATCCGCAGTTTAACGGCAGCCGGAAGGGGATTCTGGACCCGGATACACTTACAAAAGAGGAGCAGGCAGAGCTGATTAAGCAGAATCCTGCTTACGGAAATATCATCTGCCGCTGCGAGATGGTCACGGAGGGAGAAATCCTGGACGCCATCCACAGGCCCCTGGGAGCGCGTTCCCTGGACGGCATCAAGCGCAGGACCAGGGCGGGAATGGGCCGCTGCCAGGCGGGGTTCTGCACCCCCAGATCCATGGAACTGCTTCACCGTGAGCTGGGACTTCCCATGACGGAGATTACAAAGGCCGGCGGGGATTCGAAGCTTGTAGCGGGAACCAATAAGGACAGAATATAG
- a CDS encoding MIP/aquaporin family protein: protein MLPYIAEFLGTMILIILGDGVVANVTLNKSGMKGAGSIQITFAWGLAVMLPAFIFGAASGAHFNPALTIALAVDGSMAWGLVPGYIVAQFAGAFVGAVIVYLLFKDQYDATESAATKLGTFCTGPSVPNMGRNILSEAVGTFVLVFAIKGIGQVTGIAPGVDKLLVFGIIVSIGMSLGGLTGYAINPARDLGPRLAHAVLPIKGKGDSNWGYAPVVIIGPVVGAVAAVLLYQAIPWM from the coding sequence ATGTTGCCATATATTGCAGAGTTTTTGGGGACCATGATACTGATCATCTTAGGTGACGGCGTTGTAGCAAACGTGACGCTCAATAAGTCAGGCATGAAGGGGGCTGGCTCCATCCAGATTACCTTTGCATGGGGCCTTGCGGTTATGCTGCCCGCGTTCATCTTCGGCGCAGCATCCGGCGCGCATTTCAATCCGGCACTGACCATTGCCCTGGCAGTGGATGGAAGCATGGCATGGGGACTTGTTCCCGGATACATTGTTGCACAGTTCGCAGGTGCTTTTGTGGGCGCTGTCATTGTGTACCTTCTGTTCAAAGACCAGTATGACGCAACCGAGTCAGCGGCAACCAAGCTGGGAACCTTCTGTACAGGACCATCCGTTCCTAACATGGGACGCAACATTTTAAGCGAGGCAGTGGGTACATTTGTACTTGTATTTGCAATCAAAGGCATTGGCCAGGTAACCGGCATTGCTCCTGGCGTAGATAAACTGCTTGTATTCGGAATCATCGTATCAATCGGTATGTCTCTGGGCGGTCTGACCGGTTATGCCATCAATCCGGCACGTGACCTGGGACCACGTCTTGCACATGCTGTTCTGCCGATTAAGGGCAAAGGTGATTCCAACTGGGGCTATGCGCCGGTTGTCATCATCGGACCGGTTGTGGGCGCGGTAGCGGCGGTGTTACTGTATCAGGCGATTCCGTGGATGTAA
- the glpK gene encoding glycerol kinase GlpK, with protein sequence MAKYVMALDSGTTSNRCILFNEKGEMCSVAQKEFTQYFPKPGWVEHDANEIWSTQLGVAVEAMSKIGATAEDLAAIGITNQRETTIVWDKETGEPVYHAIVWQCRRTSEYCDTLKEKGLVDTFRAKTGLVIDAYFSGTKLRWILENVEGVRERAEKGELLFGTVETWLIWKLTKGRVHVTDYSNASRTMLFNINTLQWDDEILAELNIPKCMLPEAKPSSFVYGESDPQFFGGPIPIGGAAGDQQAALFGQTCFNAGEAKNTYGTGCFMLMNTGEKPVFSKNGLVTTIAWGLDGKVNYALEGSIFVAGAAIQWLRDEMRMIDSSPDSEYMAKKVKDTNGCYVVPAFTGLGAPHWDQYARGTIVGITRGVNKYHIIRATLDSLCYQTNDVLQAMKADSGIELAALKVDGGASANNYLMQTQADIINAPVNRPQCVETTAMGAAYLAGLAVGYWADKEEVIKNWAIDRTFTPEISEEKRTEMVTGWNKAVKCSYGWAKED encoded by the coding sequence ATGGCAAAGTATGTAATGGCACTGGATTCGGGTACGACAAGCAACAGGTGTATCCTGTTCAATGAAAAGGGGGAAATGTGCAGTGTTGCTCAGAAGGAATTTACACAGTACTTCCCGAAGCCAGGTTGGGTAGAGCACGATGCCAATGAAATCTGGTCCACACAGTTAGGCGTTGCAGTGGAGGCTATGTCCAAAATCGGGGCTACCGCAGAGGATCTCGCGGCCATCGGCATCACTAACCAGCGTGAGACCACCATTGTTTGGGATAAGGAGACTGGGGAGCCCGTATACCATGCAATCGTGTGGCAGTGCCGCAGGACCTCCGAGTACTGCGATACACTGAAGGAGAAAGGATTGGTCGATACCTTCCGTGCCAAGACAGGACTTGTGATTGACGCTTATTTCTCAGGAACAAAGCTGAGATGGATACTTGAAAATGTGGAGGGAGTCAGGGAACGCGCAGAAAAAGGGGAGCTGCTGTTCGGAACCGTGGAGACATGGCTGATCTGGAAGCTGACCAAGGGCAGAGTACATGTAACCGATTATTCCAACGCATCACGCACCATGCTGTTCAACATTAACACACTGCAGTGGGATGATGAGATTCTGGCCGAGTTAAACATTCCGAAGTGCATGCTTCCGGAAGCAAAACCATCCAGTTTCGTATACGGTGAATCCGACCCGCAGTTCTTTGGCGGCCCAATCCCCATCGGAGGGGCGGCAGGCGACCAGCAGGCAGCTCTTTTCGGCCAGACCTGTTTCAATGCGGGCGAGGCAAAGAATACATACGGAACCGGCTGCTTCATGCTGATGAACACAGGCGAGAAGCCGGTGTTCTCCAAGAACGGCCTGGTTACCACTATTGCCTGGGGCCTGGACGGCAAAGTGAATTACGCTCTGGAAGGTTCTATCTTCGTTGCCGGCGCCGCCATCCAGTGGCTGAGGGACGAGATGAGGATGATAGATTCCTCGCCGGATTCCGAGTACATGGCTAAGAAGGTAAAGGACACCAACGGCTGTTATGTGGTTCCCGCGTTTACCGGACTGGGAGCGCCGCACTGGGATCAGTACGCCAGAGGCACTATCGTGGGCATTACCCGCGGTGTCAACAAATACCACATTATCCGTGCCACACTGGATTCCCTGTGCTATCAGACCAATGATGTGCTCCAGGCCATGAAGGCGGATTCCGGCATAGAGCTGGCAGCCCTTAAGGTGGACGGCGGAGCAAGCGCAAACAACTATCTGATGCAGACCCAGGCAGATATTATCAATGCTCCGGTGAACCGTCCCCAGTGCGTGGAGACCACAGCCATGGGCGCTGCCTATCTGGCAGGTCTGGCGGTTGGATACTGGGCTGACAAGGAAGAAGTTATCAAGAACTGGGCCATCGACCGCACCTTTACTCCGGAGATTTCAGAGGAGAAGAGGACTGAGATGGTGACCGGCTGGAACAAGGCCGTGAAATGCTCTTATGGATGGGCAAAAGAAGATTAA
- a CDS encoding glycerol-3-phosphate responsive antiterminator, producing MNQKLYDLIETNPVIAAVKDMEGLDACCKRDEIKVVFILFGDICNISAIVGQIKESDKVAMVHIDLITGLSSKEVAVDFIRNNTSADGIISTKPALIKRARELSLYTTLRVFVLDSMAFENIEKQMSVARPDIIEILPGLMPKVIRRVCRLVKVPVIAGGLISDKEDVMAALSAGAISVSTTNQKVWLM from the coding sequence ATGAATCAGAAATTATATGACCTGATTGAAACTAATCCGGTCATAGCGGCGGTAAAGGACATGGAAGGTCTTGACGCCTGCTGCAAAAGGGATGAGATTAAGGTGGTGTTCATCCTCTTTGGGGATATCTGTAATATCAGCGCAATCGTGGGACAGATTAAAGAGTCAGATAAAGTAGCCATGGTGCATATTGATCTGATAACAGGACTCAGCAGCAAAGAGGTTGCGGTGGATTTTATCAGGAATAATACCAGCGCGGACGGAATCATTTCAACAAAGCCGGCCCTGATAAAGCGGGCAAGGGAGCTGTCCCTGTATACCACGCTGAGGGTTTTTGTACTGGATTCCATGGCATTTGAAAACATCGAGAAACAGATGAGCGTGGCCAGGCCCGACATCATAGAGATACTCCCGGGACTCATGCCCAAGGTGATACGCAGGGTGTGCAGGCTGGTGAAGGTGCCTGTTATAGCGGGGGGACTTATATCAGACAAGGAAGATGTGATGGCAGCCCTGTCAGCCGGGGCCATATCCGTATCGACAACGAATCAGAAGGTATGGCTGATGTAA
- a CDS encoding thioredoxin family protein, with amino-acid sequence MEVTIDLNTIPGESSLVDQGLKDQLAGIFGRMEKKVTIRAVADLSGEKDREMASFLRAIVSVSPNLELELYGPDEADQVPELNTAWLPVTGLYKDGAYGRAAFHGVPGGREINSFVLAVYNLAGPGQEVPKGTRKKIERLDKKANIKICVSLACHHCPLVVTACQQIAILNPNIEAEMIDAALYDDLVAQYDIKRVPMMIINDSRIVMGSKTMDEIVTLLK; translated from the coding sequence GTGGAGGTTACGATTGATTTAAATACGATTCCGGGAGAAAGCAGTCTGGTGGACCAGGGGCTTAAGGACCAGCTGGCCGGTATTTTCGGCAGGATGGAGAAAAAAGTGACAATCAGGGCTGTGGCGGACCTGTCCGGGGAAAAGGACAGGGAGATGGCCTCCTTTCTGAGGGCAATCGTCTCTGTAAGCCCTAACCTGGAGCTGGAGTTATACGGGCCGGACGAGGCGGACCAGGTGCCGGAACTGAATACGGCGTGGCTGCCTGTAACCGGGCTGTATAAGGACGGGGCCTATGGGCGCGCTGCTTTTCACGGAGTGCCCGGAGGCAGGGAAATTAACTCCTTTGTGCTGGCTGTCTATAACCTGGCAGGGCCGGGACAGGAGGTGCCAAAGGGTACCAGAAAGAAGATAGAACGGCTGGATAAGAAGGCGAATATCAAGATATGCGTGTCCCTTGCGTGCCATCACTGCCCTTTGGTAGTGACAGCCTGCCAGCAGATTGCCATCCTGAATCCGAATATTGAGGCCGAGATGATTGACGCGGCCCTTTACGATGACCTGGTGGCCCAGTATGATATTAAGCGGGTGCCTATGATGATCATAAATGACAGCAGGATTGTGATGGGGAGCAAGACCATGGATGAAATCGTCACTTTGTTAAAATAA
- the ahpC gene encoding alkyl hydroperoxide reductase subunit C, with the protein MGNLINRTIGEFKVQAFYQGKFMDVTREDTLGHWSVFFFYPADFTFVCPTELGDLADFYEEFKEAGCEIYSVSEDTHFVHKAWADASDTIKKIQYPMLGDPAGKLAREFGVLDEEEGQAFRGTFILNPEGRIKAYEIHDMGIGRNAQELLRKVQAARFVEEHGDQVCPAKWKPGEETLTPSLDLVGML; encoded by the coding sequence ATGGGGAATCTGATTAACAGGACCATCGGGGAATTTAAGGTACAGGCGTTTTATCAGGGGAAGTTCATGGATGTGACCAGGGAGGATACACTGGGGCACTGGTCTGTATTTTTTTTCTACCCGGCTGATTTTACCTTTGTGTGCCCTACGGAGTTAGGGGATCTGGCTGATTTTTATGAGGAATTTAAGGAAGCCGGGTGTGAAATTTACTCGGTGTCGGAGGATACCCATTTTGTCCATAAGGCATGGGCGGATGCCTCGGATACCATCAAAAAGATACAGTATCCCATGCTGGGAGACCCGGCCGGGAAGCTGGCCAGAGAGTTCGGCGTGCTGGATGAGGAGGAAGGCCAGGCATTTCGGGGAACCTTTATCCTGAATCCGGAAGGCAGGATTAAGGCATATGAGATTCATGACATGGGAATCGGCCGGAATGCCCAGGAGCTGCTGCGCAAGGTTCAGGCCGCCCGGTTCGTGGAGGAACATGGAGACCAGGTGTGTCCCGCAAAGTGGAAGCCGGGAGAAGAGACGCTGACACCCAGCCTGGATTTGGTGGGAATGCTGTAG